The following are encoded together in the Daucus carota subsp. sativus chromosome 5, DH1 v3.0, whole genome shotgun sequence genome:
- the LOC108203284 gene encoding uncharacterized protein LOC108203284, with product MPPRRQNRANNRDDNNDNNNPEPTMAQILQILAQQTANLTQQQERQANPQVTFKNFQSVNPPEFKGSADPIEAREEATYWWESVRAMEETEDITWDRFKELFLEKYFPQFLQDRMELQFLELKQGDMSVAEYERKFAALARFVPTYIDTDRKRAKRFQQGLKAWIRGKLAILELDTYATVVQKAMIAETESEMSQKEKEGKKRKLEHHEGQFQQGKFQNFNNPKKGKFQQGRNLTFKKPDVGGSGQGNRPAIGNQPRPPLPECQICGKRHGGICNRLIVVCYKCNQKGHYSRECQNRFPRQEPTT from the exons ATGCCTCCCAGAAGACAAAACCGTGCAAACAACCGTgatgataacaatgataataACAATCCAGAACCTACAATGGCCCAGATTCTTCAGATCTTGGCCCAACAGACTGCCAACCTGACTCAGCAGCAGGAAAGGCAGGCTAATCCCCAGGTTACTTTCAAAAACTTTCAGTCTGTTAATCCCCCAGAGTTTAAGGGTTCAGCGGACCCTATTGAGGCTAGG GAGGAAGCCACCTATTGGTGGGAGTCTGTAAGAGCAATGGAAGAGACAGAGGATATTACATGGGATAGGTTTAAGGAGTTGTTTTTGGAGAAATACTTTCCTCAATTTCTCCAGGATCGAATGGAGTTACAGTTTTTAGAATTGAAGCAAGGGGACATGTCCGTGGCGGAGTATGAGAGAAAGTTTGCGGCATTGGCTAGGTTTGTTCCAACCTATATAGATACCGACAGGAAAAGAGCTAAGAGATTCCAACAGGGTTTAAAAGCATGGATCAGGGGAAAGCTAGCCATATTGGAATTAGATACTTATGCAACTGTAGTTCAGAAGGCAATGATAGCGGAAACAGAAAGCGAAATGTCTCAGAAGGAGAAAGAGGGAAAGAAGCGTAAGCTAGAGCATCATGAGGGACAGTTTCAGCAGGGGAAGTTTCAGAATTTTAACAACCCAAAGAAAGGGAAATTCCAGCAGGGGAGAAATCTCACTTTTAAGAAACCAGATGTAGGTGGTAGTGGACAAGGTAACCGTCCAGCTATTGGAAATCAACCAAGGCCTCCACTGCCGGAGTGCCAGATATGTGGAAAGAGACACGGGGGAATCTGTAATAGATTGATTGTGGTGTGTTATAAGTGTAATCAGAAGGGACACTATTCTAGGGAATGTCAGAACAGGTTCCCAAGGCAAGAACCTACAACATGA